In Blautia sp. SC05B48, a single genomic region encodes these proteins:
- a CDS encoding ROK family protein, giving the protein MKNYLVFDAGGTFTKYALMNENAEILEKDKVPTPDYHTKTKEDYYAVLDSVVEKYKNRIEGIAISMPGMLDNRNGYCVTAGYLGYLAGSTVGTELSQRYGIPVSVENDGKCAALAEFWRGSLKGCTNGAVVVIGTGVAGGIILNGKLFRGNHFTAGEYSYICTEAKGPAELDNYWGMISGAEGLAKTVAKHTGEDWQIYDGLKIFGLANEGDEKVLAGLREFTDRLAVQIYNLNIYLDLDIIAIGGGISQQPLLHEYLQKSLEEVMKNIPLRKITPYVPEPKITNCQFYNDANLIGALYHFMNK; this is encoded by the coding sequence ATGAAAAATTATCTGGTTTTTGATGCAGGCGGAACATTTACGAAATATGCATTAATGAACGAAAATGCAGAAATTCTTGAAAAAGATAAGGTTCCCACACCGGACTATCATACAAAGACAAAAGAGGACTATTATGCAGTTCTGGACAGTGTTGTGGAGAAATACAAAAACCGCATTGAAGGTATTGCCATCAGCATGCCTGGTATGCTGGACAACAGGAATGGATATTGTGTAACAGCAGGATATCTTGGATATCTTGCAGGAAGTACTGTTGGCACAGAACTTTCCCAGCGTTACGGAATTCCGGTTTCTGTGGAAAATGATGGAAAATGTGCGGCACTTGCCGAGTTCTGGAGAGGAAGTCTTAAGGGCTGTACAAATGGGGCTGTTGTTGTTATCGGAACCGGTGTTGCAGGCGGGATCATCCTCAACGGAAAGCTTTTCCGCGGAAATCATTTTACCGCAGGCGAATACAGCTATATATGCACAGAGGCGAAGGGGCCGGCAGAGCTGGACAACTACTGGGGAATGATCAGTGGTGCGGAAGGACTTGCAAAGACTGTTGCAAAGCATACAGGAGAGGACTGGCAGATTTACGATGGATTGAAGATATTCGGTCTGGCAAATGAAGGTGATGAGAAAGTTCTGGCAGGTCTGAGGGAGTTTACAGATCGTCTTGCAGTACAGATCTATAACCTGAATATTTATCTGGATCTGGACATCATTGCTATCGGCGGAGGCATCAGCCAGCAGCCGCTTCTGCATGAATATCTTCAGAAGAGCCTGGAGGAAGTAATGAAGAATATTCCGCTGCGAAAGATAACACCATATGTTCCGGAGCCGAAGATCACAAACTGTCAATTCTACAATGACGCAAATTTAATCGGTGCTTTATATCACTTCATGAACAAATAA
- a CDS encoding MFS transporter, which produces MQKLKHEPAYYETTKFKWRQRIGFGISDYACNLAYLLANTYLLFYYTNCAGLAAGAVGFMFVVTKFIDAFTDYMVGAMIDRTDTKMGRYRPWMLYGAPVLAVGMVLLFSVPTGWSAGAKLAWAYVTYVIFSFGYTLVNIPMAPIVSSLSASATERTKISTTRTVFSNLGSLTSSLFVLPMVYFFSGSKDATGAALATGYRNTNIVLGIIVIIIMAICVFSIVEINPPTKSAGKSSLIKDIGSLVKNKYYIMFLGEVFFLFLGYLSMYGAMQYYYTYIVGDVSGMSLALTLLTLLAIPTMILAAYLNGKGIAKIKLIQFGAIVDCVGFAILFFTSNGTIATASLGLIGLGFGFRSSMFFSMMPDIFDYTEWQVGRNLGGTQNAIQGFVNKVSSAAASAIVSALLVWGNYDAAKLDKAMADGISIAKEFPQTHTAINFAFGGLALVATILSIVVLIPYDLDKKYPQIRAELNQRNKENA; this is translated from the coding sequence ATGCAAAAGTTAAAACACGAACCGGCATATTATGAAACAACAAAGTTTAAATGGAGACAGCGTATCGGTTTTGGTATCAGTGATTATGCTTGTAATCTTGCTTACCTTCTTGCCAATACATATCTTCTCTTTTATTACACAAACTGCGCGGGACTTGCAGCCGGCGCTGTTGGATTTATGTTCGTTGTAACAAAATTCATCGATGCATTCACAGACTATATGGTAGGTGCAATGATCGACCGTACCGATACAAAAATGGGACGTTACCGTCCATGGATGCTTTATGGTGCACCGGTCCTTGCAGTTGGTATGGTTCTTCTGTTTTCCGTTCCGACAGGATGGAGCGCAGGTGCAAAGCTTGCATGGGCATACGTAACTTACGTTATCTTCTCATTTGGCTATACTCTGGTAAATATTCCGATGGCACCGATCGTATCTTCTCTGTCAGCATCCGCAACAGAGCGTACCAAGATTTCTACAACACGTACTGTATTTTCAAACCTTGGATCACTGACATCTTCCCTGTTCGTGCTTCCGATGGTATATTTCTTCTCCGGCTCCAAGGATGCAACTGGTGCAGCATTGGCTACCGGATATCGTAACACAAACATTGTGCTTGGAATCATCGTTATCATCATCATGGCAATCTGTGTATTCTCCATCGTGGAGATCAATCCTCCGACAAAGTCAGCAGGAAAGAGCTCTCTGATCAAGGATATCGGAAGTCTTGTAAAAAATAAATATTACATCATGTTCCTTGGCGAGGTATTTTTCCTCTTCCTTGGATATCTTTCCATGTATGGTGCAATGCAGTACTATTATACTTACATTGTTGGTGATGTAAGCGGAATGTCACTGGCACTTACTTTACTTACCTTGCTTGCAATCCCGACTATGATCCTTGCAGCTTATCTCAATGGTAAGGGAATTGCAAAGATCAAGCTGATCCAGTTTGGAGCGATCGTAGACTGTGTTGGCTTTGCGATTCTGTTTTTTACATCCAATGGAACGATCGCAACAGCATCCCTTGGACTGATCGGACTTGGCTTTGGTTTCCGTTCCAGTATGTTCTTCTCCATGATGCCTGATATCTTTGACTATACAGAGTGGCAGGTAGGAAGAAACCTTGGTGGAACACAGAATGCGATCCAGGGATTTGTAAACAAGGTTTCCTCAGCAGCAGCATCTGCTATCGTATCTGCCCTTCTTGTATGGGGTAACTACGATGCAGCAAAGCTTGATAAGGCAATGGCAGATGGTATCAGCATTGCAAAGGAGTTCCCGCAGACACATACAGCGATCAATTTTGCATTCGGTGGTCTTGCGCTGGTAGCTACAATACTTTCTATCGTTGTGCTGATCCCATATGATCTGGATAAAAAATATCCGCAGATCCGTGCAGAGCTGAACCAGCGGAATAAAGAAAACGCATAA
- the tadA gene encoding tRNA adenosine(34) deaminase TadA: protein MTDQERFMKEAIRQAKKARALEEVPIGCVIVHEGKIIARGYNRRNTDKNTLSHAELNAIRKASKKLGDWRLEGCTMYVTLEPCQMCSGALVQSRIDEVVIGCMNPKAGCAGSVMNLLQIEGFNHQVKITEGVLEEECSEMLSAFFRELREKKKQAKIMRDLLLTESCENIKIKS from the coding sequence GTGACAGATCAGGAACGTTTTATGAAAGAGGCAATCCGCCAGGCAAAAAAGGCCCGTGCATTGGAGGAAGTGCCGATCGGCTGTGTGATCGTGCATGAGGGAAAGATCATAGCCAGAGGCTACAATCGCCGCAATACAGACAAAAATACCTTATCTCATGCAGAGCTTAATGCTATCCGAAAGGCCAGTAAAAAGCTGGGAGACTGGCGTCTGGAGGGCTGCACCATGTATGTAACGCTGGAGCCTTGTCAGATGTGTTCCGGTGCATTGGTACAGTCCAGGATCGATGAGGTGGTGATCGGCTGCATGAACCCGAAAGCAGGCTGTGCCGGATCTGTGATGAATCTTCTTCAGATCGAAGGCTTTAATCATCAGGTAAAGATCACAGAAGGGGTATTGGAAGAGGAATGCTCCGAAATGCTTTCCGCATTTTTCAGGGAACTGCGGGAGAAAAAGAAGCAGGCAAAAATCATGAGAGATTTACTCTTGACAGAATCCTGTGAAAATATCAAAATAAAATCATAA
- a CDS encoding nucleoside hydrolase has translation MWNYAYTVPENKKVRVIVHTDCKNEADDQYAVAHHLMTPRFDVKGLVAGHFWKNPQQYGELGTAQASYDEIIKVMELMGLKNQYPVKLGAPRALEDENTPIDSEGARFIIEEAMKEDKRPLYIACQGAITDVASALLMKPEIAERMTVIWIGGADYPKGGFEFNLMMDINAANVVFSSKVPVWQVPMSLYKVMAVSLAELQLKVRPCGKIGKYLFEQLVDFNHVAAKYEMDWPQGEIWGLGDQGTIAVLMEELEKVSYDMVSAPRIAEDMTYIHGQDNREIRVYKYLDARLTLEDFFAKLALNFGDEK, from the coding sequence ATGTGGAATTATGCCTATACAGTACCGGAAAACAAAAAAGTAAGGGTGATCGTACATACAGATTGCAAAAACGAGGCAGATGACCAGTATGCAGTAGCGCATCATCTCATGACACCAAGATTCGACGTAAAAGGCCTTGTTGCGGGTCATTTCTGGAAAAACCCGCAGCAGTACGGCGAGCTTGGTACTGCGCAGGCAAGTTACGATGAGATCATCAAAGTCATGGAGCTTATGGGGCTTAAGAATCAGTATCCGGTAAAGCTGGGTGCACCACGCGCCCTTGAAGATGAGAATACACCTATCGATTCCGAGGGTGCAAGATTCATCATCGAGGAAGCGATGAAGGAGGATAAAAGACCGCTGTACATTGCGTGCCAGGGTGCCATTACAGACGTTGCCTCCGCACTTCTGATGAAACCGGAGATCGCAGAGCGCATGACAGTGATCTGGATCGGCGGAGCAGATTATCCAAAGGGCGGATTTGAGTTCAACCTGATGATGGATATCAACGCTGCAAACGTAGTATTTTCCTCCAAAGTGCCGGTATGGCAGGTGCCGATGAGTCTTTATAAAGTGATGGCTGTTTCTCTTGCAGAGCTTCAGCTGAAGGTACGCCCATGTGGAAAGATCGGAAAATATCTTTTTGAGCAGCTGGTGGATTTCAACCATGTAGCGGCCAAGTATGAAATGGACTGGCCGCAGGGCGAGATCTGGGGACTTGGTGATCAGGGAACCATCGCCGTTCTGATGGAAGAACTGGAAAAAGTAAGCTACGATATGGTATCTGCACCGAGAATCGCAGAGGATATGACATACATCCATGGACAGGACAACCGTGAGATCCGTGTTTACAAATATCTGGATGCAAGACTGACACTGGAAGATTTCTTTGCAAAGCTTGCTCTGAATTTTGGTGACGAGAAATAA
- a CDS encoding 6-phosphofructokinase: MIKRIGLLTSGGDCQALNATMRGVVKGLSNSVENLEVYGFDDGYKGLIYGKYRMLTARDFSGILTQGGTILGTSRQPFKLMRVPDEKGLDKVEAMKQTYYKLCLDCLVILGGNGTQKTANLLREEGLNIIHLPKTIDNDIWGTDMTFGFQSALEIATNAIDCIHTTAASHGRVFIVEIMGHKVGSLTLNAGVAGGADVILIPEIPYDINKVAEAIQKRNKAGKRFTILAVAEGAISKEDAELPKKKYKEKLAERAKKYPSVSYEIADQIQKVTGSEVRITVPGHMQRGGEPCAYDRVLSTRIGAGAAQAIMDEEYGVMIGVINGKIKRVPLAECAGKLKMVSPKDQLVKAAKQIGISFGD, translated from the coding sequence ATGATTAAAAGAATCGGTCTGCTTACAAGCGGTGGTGACTGCCAGGCGCTGAACGCAACTATGAGAGGCGTTGTGAAGGGCCTGAGCAACAGCGTTGAGAACCTTGAGGTTTATGGATTTGATGACGGATATAAGGGACTGATCTACGGGAAATACCGTATGCTTACAGCCAGGGACTTTTCCGGGATCCTGACTCAGGGCGGAACTATTCTCGGAACATCCAGACAGCCGTTTAAACTGATGCGGGTTCCGGATGAGAAGGGACTGGACAAGGTTGAGGCAATGAAACAGACTTACTATAAGCTCTGTCTGGACTGTCTTGTGATCCTCGGCGGAAATGGAACGCAGAAAACAGCCAATCTTCTCCGCGAGGAAGGCCTGAATATCATCCATCTTCCGAAGACCATTGATAATGATATCTGGGGTACAGATATGACATTTGGTTTCCAGAGTGCTCTGGAGATCGCAACTAATGCCATTGACTGCATCCATACAACAGCTGCATCCCATGGACGTGTATTTATTGTCGAGATCATGGGACATAAGGTCGGAAGCCTTACACTGAATGCCGGTGTTGCAGGCGGAGCAGATGTGATCCTGATTCCGGAGATCCCATACGATATCAATAAGGTTGCGGAAGCCATCCAGAAGCGTAACAAGGCCGGCAAGCGTTTTACCATTCTTGCAGTAGCTGAGGGAGCTATCTCAAAAGAAGATGCAGAGCTTCCAAAGAAAAAATACAAAGAAAAGCTTGCGGAAAGAGCAAAGAAATATCCGTCTGTATCCTATGAGATCGCAGACCAGATCCAGAAGGTGACCGGAAGTGAGGTACGTATCACAGTTCCGGGACATATGCAGCGAGGCGGAGAGCCATGTGCATATGACCGCGTTCTTTCCACAAGGATCGGTGCCGGTGCAGCGCAGGCGATCATGGATGAGGAATATGGTGTTATGATCGGCGTCATCAATGGCAAGATCAAACGGGTTCCTCTTGCTGAATGCGCAGGCAAGCTGAAGATGGTATCTCCAAAGGATCAGCTTGTAAAAGCAGCCAAACAGATCGGAATCAGTTTTGGCGATTAA
- a CDS encoding glycoside hydrolase family 1 protein — protein MSFPKNFLWGGAVAANQCEGAYNEDGKGLCTQDVTPHGIVGPRTEEPTPDNMKLIGIDFYHRYKEDVKLFAEMGFKVFRTSIAWSRIFPNGDEETPNEKGLQFYDDLFDECHKYGIEPLVTISHYETPLHLAKTYDGWVNRKMIGFYERYVRTIFARYGKKVKYWLTFNEINSVLHEPFLSGGIYTEKDKLSKQDLYQAVHHELVASALATKIGHEMMPDAKIGCMILSMPTYPLTPCPDDVIKTMESVHKNDFFGDVHVRGYYPGYMKRYFRENNIEIKFEPGDAEILKNTVDFVSFSYYMSICETAAPAHVKGKGNLMGGVPNPYLEASDWGWQIDPQGLRYVLNYYWDRYQKPLFIVENGLGAVDKLVEKNGVMTVEDDYRIDYLQKHLLQVEEAVEDGVDVMGYTSWGCIDLVSASTAELKKRYGYIYVDRNDDGTGTLNRYKKKSFYWYKDVIATNGESLHK, from the coding sequence ATGTCATTTCCAAAGAATTTTTTATGGGGCGGTGCAGTTGCTGCCAATCAGTGCGAGGGTGCATACAATGAAGACGGAAAGGGTTTATGCACACAGGATGTAACACCACACGGAATCGTAGGCCCCAGAACGGAAGAGCCTACACCGGATAACATGAAACTTATCGGAATCGATTTTTATCATCGTTATAAAGAAGATGTGAAATTATTTGCGGAGATGGGCTTCAAAGTATTCCGTACATCCATTGCATGGAGTCGTATTTTCCCTAACGGAGATGAGGAGACACCAAACGAAAAAGGTCTTCAGTTTTATGATGATCTTTTTGACGAATGCCATAAATATGGGATCGAGCCACTGGTAACGATCTCCCACTATGAAACACCGCTTCATCTTGCAAAAACCTACGATGGCTGGGTAAACAGAAAGATGATCGGTTTTTATGAGAGATATGTGAGAACTATTTTTGCAAGATACGGCAAGAAGGTTAAATACTGGCTGACATTTAATGAGATAAACTCTGTTCTCCATGAACCATTCTTAAGCGGTGGTATTTACACAGAAAAGGATAAGCTTTCCAAGCAGGATCTGTATCAGGCTGTTCATCATGAACTGGTCGCAAGTGCACTTGCAACAAAGATCGGACATGAGATGATGCCGGATGCAAAGATCGGCTGCATGATCTTGAGCATGCCGACTTATCCGCTGACCCCATGCCCGGACGATGTGATCAAGACTATGGAGAGTGTTCACAAGAACGATTTCTTCGGTGATGTACATGTCCGCGGATATTATCCGGGATATATGAAACGTTATTTCCGTGAAAATAACATTGAGATCAAATTTGAACCAGGCGATGCGGAAATCCTTAAGAATACAGTAGATTTCGTTTCCTTCAGCTATTACATGAGTATCTGCGAGACAGCAGCCCCAGCTCATGTAAAAGGAAAGGGTAATCTTATGGGCGGTGTTCCGAACCCATATCTGGAAGCATCTGACTGGGGATGGCAGATCGATCCGCAGGGTCTTCGCTATGTGCTGAATTACTACTGGGATCGTTATCAGAAACCGTTATTCATCGTTGAGAACGGACTGGGCGCAGTAGACAAGCTGGTGGAGAAGAATGGCGTTATGACCGTTGAGGATGATTACCGTATTGATTACCTGCAGAAACATCTCCTTCAGGTCGAAGAGGCTGTTGAGGACGGTGTAGATGTTATGGGCTACACCTCCTGGGGCTGCATTGACCTTGTCAGTGCATCTACAGCAGAACTGAAAAAACGCTACGGCTACATCTACGTGGACCGTAACGATGATGGAACAGGTACACTGAATCGTTATAAGAAGAAATCCTTTTACTGGTATAAAGATGTGATCGCTACCAATGGTGAGTCACTTCACAAATAA
- a CDS encoding GatB/YqeY domain-containing protein: protein MELEALRKDMIAAMKAKDKVTKEAVSALIAAVKKAAIDEGCRDDIKGELVDKVILKELKTAKEQIDTCPAERTDLKEEYQARYDIIAKYAPKQMDEAEIKAYIEEKFADVLATGNKGQIMKAVMGDLKGKADGKLINQVVAGYCK, encoded by the coding sequence ATGGAACTTGAAGCTTTAAGAAAAGACATGATAGCAGCAATGAAGGCCAAGGATAAGGTGACAAAGGAAGCAGTTTCTGCACTGATCGCAGCAGTAAAAAAAGCTGCCATTGATGAGGGATGCCGTGATGACATCAAAGGAGAGCTTGTAGACAAAGTTATCCTGAAAGAGCTGAAAACAGCAAAAGAGCAGATCGATACCTGTCCTGCAGAACGTACAGATCTGAAAGAAGAGTATCAGGCAAGATATGACATCATTGCGAAATACGCTCCGAAGCAGATGGATGAAGCAGAGATCAAGGCTTATATCGAGGAAAAATTTGCAGATGTTCTGGCAACAGGAAATAAAGGCCAGATCATGAAGGCAGTTATGGGAGATCTGAAGGGAAAGGCAGACGGCAAGCTGATCAATCAGGTAGTTGCCGGATATTGTAAATAA